TTCCACTCTGTCTGACAGCATGCCCCGGTCTCCCCATTAACCATACCCCTGCAATGGCTGTGCCTTCAGCTCACCACCCTGCAGCCCTTAACGTCACtcctcagcagctgctgccctcAGAGGCCAAACTCAGCCCAGAATAACAGAGCGCTGGTTGCCCATCAAGTGCCACACACTGACAGGAACCCAGGGATGCTGCTAGAGAACATGTGGACTGGCCGGTCCTGGCTCCTGGGAGAGGATGGGTGTCTCTCCAGTGAGGGGTGGTGCTGTGCTGCAGTATAGTGCTGGAGAACCACCTGTGACAGTTTGCCATGACAGTCATGGAACCTTGCGTGCAGGGACAGCAGTGCATCTGACACCTAGTAATGAGGACAGAACAGCTGATTTAGTACCTagtcctgggggggtgggggcggggggtgtctctgAATCAGGAGAGGCTCCCGAACAGGCAGACGAAGAGAGACCCGCACAAGgagagtgaaattgacatttccaGTGCCACCACACAGAATGTAGCAGCTTCCTCTGCCCTGGGTGTGTCTCCAGATCCAGCGCTGACCTTCCTCAGCACACAGGAGTTTCCAGCTGCAGAACTGGAGTGGGCACATTTGGGAGAAAAGGGGCAGCTTTAGGAATTAACCACCCATAGTCGCTTTCCCCACAGCACTTCTTTGGAAAGGCAACAGGCCAGTGAAGTGCCAGCTGTGCAAGGAGAGTGACGGCTTTACAGAGTTCGAGCTGGGGGCCCACTTCGCCTCTCCCTTGCTCTGGGCTAAAGGAAGAAGGGGCCTGCTGGAGGCAGTATGTAATTACATGGAGTCAGGCCCACAGTGCGATTGTGCAGCAGCTGGCTATGAGCCGCTCTCATTGACTCCCGGGGGAGCTGCTCACAGGCTGTGCTGCATAATCACGCCCTTGGGATGTTTGGCTCATCAGAGCAAAACGCTGAAACTTCCCAGCCTGTCTGTGCATTTATCTTTTAATGCATGGGCATCACACCAGCCCAGCCTCTTGCTGCCTGGACGCCTGGGGCCAAGAACCTCAGGCCTGGCCATTTGGCATCTGGAACCTttcagggaaggggaaccacaaaCATGGCTGTAAGTGTGTCAGCACTGCAGTTAAATACCCTCGCTGCCCGTGTCAACTAGGTGGATGTTTAATGCAGTGTAGgcatttgggctggagcctgcgcTCTGGGACCCTTTTCTAGCCCAAGAcaaaacatctacaccacagttaaacagccccatagcctgagtcccatgagcccggctcagctgacatgggccaacagcgggtgtttaattgcagcatgTGCATGCCTTTTATGGTTCCCTGACCCTCCGGTCACTGGACACAGGCCTGGTACTGAGGAACATcatagagcagcctcagggctgcccTGAACTGTGCTGACTGTCACAGCCCCAAAGGAGTTGTCCTAGCAGCCTGGGATTGCAGGTGTACAAGGGTGTTCCAGCCACACTCATTTCTCTCAGCCATCCCCCGAAGCTAGGGGCTTTGAGGACAGTGCTGTGCTGGCTTCCCTCCCCTGCAGGATCCTTCTGCACAAGGAGAGTCCACAGCTGGACAATGAAGCCAGCtgtctggtttctattcctggggCAATGCAAAGCAGGCTTACTGGGGCTGAGCATATGGTTTTTAATGTCTTCCTCCCTCTTGTCTTTCCAGCACAGCTACTGAAGTATCACTAGCGTTGCCACCCACTCAGATCCACCACCAACTCCCTAAGCACACTGGGGGGTACGAGGTGCTATGGTCACAGAGCTGTCCTAAAACCACCTCACAATTCCCTTTGTCTGGTCCGGGCTTGTCCACTGGAGCCTCTGATTTCAGGACCATTGGAAAGCCAGGACTTGCCAAACCTCAGCAGGCCAAGGTGCATCCTGCTGGAGAGCAGGCCTGTCTCACCCCTGTCTAAACCAGTCAGAGGGAAAAGGCACCCGAAGGAGAGGACAAATGACTGAACACTAAACAAGCCAATCCCCATTGCCTGAAGGCCTGGGGGAGGGCTGAAGGTTTCAGGTAATGGAGGATTGGGTTATTGGGCCAGCAGGCTTTGATGTCTGTGTTCGGGGTCCCCTGGTGATAAAAAGCCAGCTGGTTTCCCACAGACTCTGCAGCTCTGTCTAGGAACTCTGTCTAGGAACTCTGCAGCTTTGGTCAAACCCTGGGTGACAGATCCAGCCTTTGGATAACTGAGAGTTATGGGCTTTGGCTAGCCAGGACACTCAGATGTCCCAGTACTGTGTGTGAGAGCAAAGCCTTGATAGAAAAGAGATAGTTAGATGCGACTGTGATTCAAGAGGGGGGCATTGAGTGAAGAGCTGACGTGAGTTACTAAGGAGCCTCCCATCCTTTTCATCTAATTGTTTATTAATTGTATTCTGGGAGCACCTAGGAGGTGAAGCTCTTACCCCTTGTGGAGGGGACATCGCCCATTGTACAAACAAGCTTTCTCTCCTGCTGCAGTGATCCGTTACAACAACGACCTGGTGCAGAAATACCACCCCTGCTTCTGGATTGACGGCCAGTACCTATGCTGCTCTCAGACAGCCAAAAACGCCATGGGTTGCCAGGTCCTGGAGAGCAGGAATGGAAGTAAGacaccaccttccactcccagTTGGTCCTCCATTCTTCTTCTCTGTGCTTTGGTTCCTCGCCCCGTCTCTGGAAGGCAGGTCCAGACCACCTTCCGAGCATCTCACCACTTGCTGACCCTGATGAGTTTTTCAGCTTCTTTTCCTTCGTTTCTTATCTTAAAGGTTTAAAGCCCGGCTCTCATCGCAAGACAAAGAAGCCTCTTCCCCCGACCCCTGAGGAGGATCAGGTATGAGAGGAGTGGCTGGGGTCGGTACTTGTCATGGGGTGGTCTGTCTCCTTGGAGAGCAGTGGGGGTCTAGGGCCAGCCACCCCTTTTCCAAGGCATTTCAGAATAGGTGGTTCCAGGATCACCAGGTGTGCCAGCCTGCTGAGCTCTTAGCTCCATCCAGAGAGAGGCCAGCAGGAAGGCTCTCCTGTTGCAGGCTCCTGATGCTGGCAGGCTAGGGAAGCCTGAGAGAGCTCAAGCAGAACCCCAAGGAGGAGGGCTGTAGAGCCCCTTTGGCAAGGGAAGGAGTTTGAGCCTAGGGGGGCAAGGAAAAGGCCTGGAGGACGGTTGCACCAGAGAGGCCCTGGGGCCACAGTAGAATTGGCAAGTCCTCCCTGCTGAGAGGGAACTGGGAGCCTGGGgagagctgaagccctgagcGAAGGAACGCTTAGAGCCTGGACAGGCCAGAGGAACTGTACATATTTTGTAAGGACTTGATGAATGAGACCCCAAGAGGGGACATGTTGGTTTAACCCCTTCCTGGGTGCAGGTGAGTGCACTGGAGAAACATGCAGGGGGAGCTGAGGTGGGGCGAAGGCAGTGCCAGGCCCCGGGTGGCATGATCAAGGACCCAACGCTACAACAGCGCTCTGTACTGCACATAGTGAGGGGCAGGATGCTGGGCCCTCATTGTGTTCTGTGTTTCCCCCCACCCTGGAAAGATGATGATGAAGCCGTTGCCCCCCGAGCCGTCTCCCAGCACTGCGAGTGAGCTGAAGAAGGTGGTGGCGCTATACGACTACCAGCCGATGAATGCCCAGGACCTGCAGCTGCAGAAGGGAGAGGAGTACTTCATCCTGGAGGAGAGCAACCTGCCCTGGTGGAGAGCCCGGGACAAGAACGGGTAAGAGTCCTGGCATGGATAATGTGGGGGAGGGACCTGTACACTCACAATCCTGTACACACTTACCCCCCTCCTGAGGGCACCCTCAGAGCACATGTGTGCCCATGTACCCCTGCACGCAACTACGTCCCCCACACATGGGTGTGCCTCCCTTAGAATGGTGCAGGAGCCAATGGGGAACTGTCCCTTTTCCCAGCATCCTGCTGATTGAAAGCTAAATGTAGGCAGCCTGTGCGCCCTGCAGACACGTGCTGGCAGAGTCTGTGCTGGGGACAGACCCCTCTGGGTGGGGTCACCCTGggcctgctgcagctccatggcGCAGGCTAACAGTCTGTGCCAGcgtcagggagggagaggcagctcATTCACTTGGatcagaggaaggaggaggactgCAATGGGCTGGCTGTGCATGTCCTTGGTACCgatctgatccaaaacccaccgGAGTCCACAGAGAGACACTCTTTGGCCCCAGTGGGCTTTAGTCTCTCCATGGCCATTTTCCACCAGGATTTCTGGGCAGGAATCCTGGGTCTCCCTGCGCTCCCTAAGGAGAGTCTTATGGGTTCTCTCTTCTCCTGTAGGAAGCAAGGTTACATTCCCAATAACTACGTCACTGAAGCCAAGAATTCCTTGGAGATTTTTGAGTGAGTATGAGAAGCCGTGAGGCCAGCTGGGGATTCGGGCTTCATTGGGATCTCTCTTTATTAAGTAGTAGAGTTCAGCTTTTAACATCAGagcctcctctgccccacagATGGGTTGGGGGGGGCCGGCTCtgccactcccaccccctccGCCCCACACAGGGGGCGTAGGGGGCTGGTTCTGCCCCAGACCCTTTCATTCCTACTGTGCTTTTGTCACAGGCCTGCTTGAGGATACAGCACTGAAATGTGGGGCTGGAGAACGGTGACTGCCTGTCGCACAACCAGGCCTTctgcatagggtgaccatatttcttaAACTAAAAACAGGACAGCCTGGGGCTCACCTCAgggccctccccccacacagggcTCACAAGAGCCACCCTCCCCACACTGTCCGTGGCTGGGGCTGACCGGCTGAGCCCCacgccaccagcagcagggctggggctaacCTCCTGAGCTCCGCCCCATCCGGGGggtcagctctgaaagcagcagtgcCTGCCAGCAGCAAAtttctctgctctcctgctggcgGGCACCGCTGCCTTCAGCTGAccccccaggcagcagctgctgctctcctgctctgcCTTGCTGCCAGGACAAATGCACAGTTTTGGTGAAAAAGTAGGGACAGCTGGGACAGAGCTGAAAAAGGGAACTGTCTCGGCCAAAACAGGACGTATGGTCATCCTACCTCTGTGTCACCACAGAGCTGTGTGTCCGCCCCCACAGTGCCTCCTATCCAGGGGCCTCTTCCTGATCATGACCATGTTCTCTTGTTCCAGGTGGTATTCAAAAAACATAACCCGGAGCCAAGCCGAGCAACTGTTGAAGCAAGAGGTGACTGTGACTTCAGCAAAAATAAGGCTCCCAGCAGAGCTAGGTTGCTTTCTCCTCTGCAGTCCTTGCTGGGCTCTTCTCAGAGCCCAGACCCGATTCCTCCAGCAAGGAAAGCCATGGGTCACCTCCACAGCATGTTCTCCCTGCTCTGGGTCTTGCCCTCTGAGCCCCAGCAGTACACAGGAAAGCTGTCGTGTTCATCTAGGAGCAGTGGAGCCTCGCTGTCATGCCAGCTGAAAAAATCAGAGAAGTGCTGGCGCTGGCTTGGCTAGTGGTGCCATTTCAATAGGAATTAACATCATCTCGAggctgggccagatccccagctgatgttGATTGCGGTAGCTCCATCAAAGTCTGTGGGGTTGTGTCACTTTAcagcagccaaggatctggcctgATGTGCATAGACTATAAAGCTGCTGCCTCCTTTGAGCTAGGCAGGGGTACGTTCCTAACACTAGGAGGCAGAGTAGAGCCTGCTGCGAAATGGCTCTGCCAATCAGGCAGAGATGGATGGTCCCAGAGGGCTGCTTTGCAGAGTCCactagccccagcccagcccagcccagggtgGGATGGCCAAGGCCAAGAATCCAGTCAGAAGACAAAGCAAAATGAACTCAATCTACTCCAGcctgagggtgagggagagcctGTACTGGGCTCCCCATTTGATTGTGGAGATGCTGCCCTCTTTTCACCCCCCTCCGGTGAGCCAGCCCCTCAGGACCCAGTTCACTTTAACCCTTGCCTGCCCACTCCCCCGTGGAATgagtatgagtgtgtgtgtggggggggggtgtttttggATTGTCTGGTTCTATCCCTTGTCTCCTCACAGACATCCAGCCCTGTCCTCCATGCTGAATCtcctctctctgtgtttcaggGGAAAGAAGGAGGCTACATTGTCCGAGATTCCACCAGCAAGACAGGAAAATACACAGTCTCTGTGTTTGCCAAGTCCTCCGGGTAAGCACCATCCGAGGCTGTTTTCCTTTCATTAGGCACAGTATGGCAGCTAGCTTGTTTCTGTCCCGTTGCTTCCCCCGACTCTGATGCCCACTTTCCAGGCCCACCTCCCGCTAGCTggcactccccaccccacagtcaCTGACTTGGAGTGTGATTGATTCTGCAGGGACCTGCAAGGAGTGATCCGCCATTACGTGGTGTGCTCCACGCCCCAGAAGCAGTATTACCTGGCAGAAAAGCACCTCTTCAACACCATCCCGGAGCTCATCATGTACCATCAGCACAACTCTGCTGGTGAGTACGCAAGGGGAAAGAGGACACGGGCAGAGCAGACTCCTGTCAGGGTCCCATACCCTACACAGGCTCTGCATCTCCCTCTCCAGCAATGGGACCGGAAGGGGCTGAAGGCTCCCCTATCCAGCTGACCTCTGGCAGTAGGACCCAAGGGAGAAACAGTTCATGGCATGATTTCCCCACTCCCTATTGCTGGGGTCCCTAGAAGAACAGAAGCCTACAGGCATGATAAGCAACCACCTCTCAAAGAGGGGGCAGCAATTCAGAGGAGGGTGAAACAGTCCAAGAAAAGGCAGGATGAAACTCCCACTTTGCATTCAGTGGCACTACTGTGCGCAGAACAAGCATGCAGGGGTTGGTCTAGCTCCCAGTAGCAGGGTGCCGTCCcagagcacccccttgtggcacaccaagaccctgctggcatgcttCCTCTTCTCCTTGGATTCAGAAATAAACCGCTCACATCCAGAGCTTGAAACAGTATTCCCTTTCTCCTGGAGTCTGATTTACTTGGTGTAATGAGAATCCTGCAAAAGAGATCCTGCTTAGAGTCAGGGTCTTCCCAGCCCTCCTTAGAGCTGAGAGGACTTCCTCTCAGGCTCCTCCCTCTTGGCCCAGGACACCCACTGCCCTCTTTGTTGGGCTATGCTCCTCAAGTCAGGCCAGCGGTAGCCAGTGACATCCAaccagccctcctcctcctcctcctccccccccccggggggggacCTCTTTTTACCTTAGTCCTGTTCCCTGGGGTGGGAGAACTCAGTAGGCAGCAACCTTCCCTTGCTAGTGTCTCTAGGCGCACCTCTCCTTGGGAGCAGCCCTTCTCTGTAAGCCTGCAACCCTCCAAATGAACTCCTAGGGACTCACTAGTCAATTGACTGCACAGGAGGCTGGTTGGCAGCTAATTACAGGTGGCCTGAGGTTGGCTCATTTGGCTTAAAGACAGGAAGATTGGATTGACTgcccttaaaggggccagccaccctgtggcaCCCCCTGTTTCTGAAGGCTGTGACACTCTGGGCCCCAGGAAGCACAACAGGACAGGCAGCACTGGGATTCAAAGCAAAGACTGTAGGTTTGTGCTGATGCAAGAATATCCTTGTCTTCTCATGGATGCTGGAGACGCATGTTCTTTTCTGGAACGTCAGGAGGTACATAGAGCAGGGATGTACCTCACACTGTAACCTCTTTGCTGTGTTTCAGGGCTCATCTCCAGACTGAAATACCCTGTGTCTCAACAACAACGAAAGAATGCCCCCTCCACAGCAGGACTGGGCTATGGTAATGCCTGCTGTTCTTTCATACATGTGTGATGGTACTGCACGTTACCGCTTGTGTCTGCCTTCAGTGCTACTGCACCACTCCCGCAGTGACTTGCTGCTCCCCTGCCAGAGCTCTTAGAACATCCCCTACCAGGGTCCCTCCCTTCTAGGACAGGTTAGGGTTGGGGTGGCTGCGAGGGTCCCTGCAATCAGTGCGCCTGCACCTTTCTTGACAGCATCCCTTCTTATGCATATGTTTGTCCAGGTGAGTTACTTCCACATCATTGCCCATGCTGCTGTTTGTTACAGGGTCGTGGGAGATTGACCCGAAAGACCTGACTTTCCTGAAGGAGCTGGGTACTGGACAGTTTGGAGTGGTGAAGCATGGGAAATGGAGAGGCCAGTTTGATGTGGCCATCAAGATGATCAGAGAGGGCTCCATGTCAGAGGATGAGTTCATTGAGGAAGCCAAAGTCATGATGTAAGTGGCAACAAATCCTGTGCATTTCCTGTGGGGTCTTTACTACAGAGATGTCTCATTTGGCCTTGCCACATCCTCAGAATTCATCCTCCAGGTTCATTCACTCCTGGTCATTCCCTGCACTGCTCCACCTATGGACACCAACCCTGCCCTCGAGGAACCGCCCTGTTCTGCGATGAGAGGCCACTGCCATTCCCACCTCCATTTAGTACTGCGCTTCCCTCACAATTTTGCCAGCAGATACCAGTCTTGGAATGCTTGCCCTTGCCAGGATCTCGGTCTCCATGCTCCTAGCATCTCCCCAGCCACTTTCTgcagtttaatttattttcttgtcCTACAATGCAGGAACCTGTCACATGAGAAGTTGGTGCAACTGTATGGTGTCTGCACCAAGCAGCGCCCTATCTTTATTATCACCGAGTACATGGCCAAGGGTTGCCTCCTGAGCTACCTGCGGGAAACCAGGGGGCGGTTCCAGCCCTCTGAGCTGCTGGAGATGTGCAAGGATGTCTGTGAGGCCATGGAGTACCTGGAATCCAAGCAGTTCCTGCACCGAGACCTGGTAGGGTCCGTAAGGAACACGATGAGTGATACACCTCTAGTGCTGTGTGAGTCATAGGGCGTCATTGAAGAAGGCTTGGCTGAACTTACAGACACAACCCAAAAAATCTAGTTCTCCTCAGTgaaatttagggtatgtctacactacccacgtTACAGCATGGCCACGGCAGCACTGTGACATGGGCAGCGTAGACGCACTTTATCgccgggggagagctctcccaacgataaaaaaaccccacccctaaCGAGCAGTGGTAGCTTTATTGCCGGGAGTGTGACCCCCAGCACTAAAACGCTATCTATATTGGcacttttcagcgctaaaacttttgtcgctcgggggtgtgttttcacacccctgaatgacaaaagttttagcgctgaaagtggcaatgtagacacagcctaatgGGCGGTGAATTGAGAACAAATAACAGGAAATGATTCTTCACTTAGGGTGTAATGACCCTGTGAGAATCACTGATGTGGGAGGTTACAGTCATATCCTGGGGCTGGACAACTCAATGCCTGATTGTAGTTGTAGTTAGATAGATTAAAGATGGAGAGGGAAATCAACTTCAAATCTCATGTTCTCGACAATCACCAGATTGCTGCAGGGGTCAGCAAAGAACTTCCTCGCAGGAAGAGCCCAGGGGTTAGCATCCTTTGAAGAGTTCAGCTACTGCTGGAGAGGATTTTGGGTTGGAGGAACTAATGAACTAAGTCAGTGAAGCAAGTTCGACATATTCCTTTACATTGATTTTACCAGTTTGATTTGAGCCCAGCTTGTTCATGAGCATGTAGAGGCAGCCATGCAGCCTTCTCTCTGCAAAGCATCTCTCtcactttcctttccctcccagaaTATGAGTAGTGTGTACCATATGTACAGTCCAGCCCTCCTAAGCCTCTGCTCCTCTTGCGGTTTAGTAGAGAGACTGAAGAAAGCACAAGATTTTTCAACCACATTTTTGCCCACTTGGTGCTCTCAGCAAATAAGTAGGACTGGAGGACCTCTCTGGTCTCAGGCAGTGGTAGACATTGCTTTAGGCAACATGGGCAGGATTCTCTTTGAGTCAAATGTAGTAGAAAAAAGAAGAGACTCAGGCTGTGTCTACTTAGCTATGCCAGGGTAACCCCCTAGTATAGATGTAACCTACACTGACAGAGGAGGTTTTGATGTCAGTGTAGGGACACCACCTTCCCAAAGTTAGCTAcatcaacagaagcattcttcttcCATCAACAGAGTTGTGTCtgcactgggagttaggtcagggttgtgtttttttcacaccctggacTGACGTAACTATGtctagctatgtcaacctaacttttaaatGTAGGCCAAATCTCAGGAccccatttttaaaagcaggacTCTCTTTTTATGTCTGCAATTTGCCGATGCAGTTAACGTCACCTAGATGTCTGTTAAATCAGGTAGTTAAAGCTCTATTGTAACAGACCTGCAATACCTATGAGTGTGAAAATGAGAAAAATTATTGGCATCCATAAACTAGCATTGCAAAACCGAAGACAACTTTAAAAGTCAGGGCCTCAGCACTTGAGAGATATTTGGGACAGAAGGCTGAAAATTTAATACAAGAGCTAAAATGAACCATTTGGCTGGGTAACGTGTAAGCAGAATTTCCAGTTCTAATCCTGATGGTGGAGAGTTAGTTAAAGGACCTGGGAAGATGCTGAGTAGGGTTAATGCTGCTCGTAAAATCTCCAACCTGGCCTGATCTACCTTGTAGCGATGCAGGAATGGTGTCAGCTGTGGTGCATCTGTATCTGCCAAGTCTTTCTGACATGTCTTGGGTGAAATGCCAACTTCTGCTAAGCTCAGTCCTCTCCTCCCCATGGCTGGTGTCAGTAACATGACCTAGAGAAATCTTAGTTCACGTTCCCCTATGACATGAGCTGCCATGGTGCTGTGATTTGGCAACCAGTGCCTTCCTCTGAGCCGGAGACCAAGGCAAGCCATTTTGTGCCTGGCACATTGTTTGTTATGGGGGATGGTCACTGCTGCAGTGATTTCCCCCTCAGGGAAGTGTGCTTTGTGTATTTCATATGCCATATTCAATGCTGATACTATGACTCTTCCCATCTCTCTGCCTTCAGGCTGCTCGCAACTGTTTGGTGAATGACCAAGGAATTGTGAAAGTCTCCGATTTTGGCCTTTCCAGGTCAGTGTACATGCATGCACATgtgtctctcttcctttctctttcacACTTTTTCTCTGCATCTCTTTTATCTTCTTCATCCCTTTctcactctcctcctccttctcacccttttttttcttttctcccatttCTGCTTGTATTCTCTCTTCATCCAAATCTCTCACCAAgctttttctcccttcttcctgTCTCTTCCTCTCTATCACTCGCTCCTCCACCCCATCCATCTCATCCATGTGTATTTGcctccctctctgtctctgtcttgtctctccaTTTCCTTTCAGGCTTGactgggtgcaggagaggttcaTTAGATGAAAGAGTgaatgaatggggaaaaaaatgtgaagCAACATCACATAAAATGTGTATCTACTGCAGGTATGTACTAGATGATGAATATACAAGCTCCATGGGGTCCAAATTTCCAGTTCGGTGGTCTCCCCCAGAGGTCCTTCTGTACAGCAAGTTCAGCAGCAAGTCTGACGTCTGGGCTTTTGGTGAGTTGGGAGGACAAAATTTCAAGTTGCTGACAGGGAAAGAGTGGTTGAGTGGAGTCAGAGAGAATCAGCTCCTCTAGGAAACTGCTTCAGATATGATCCTATATCCCTTTCTGCCCCATGAACTGTCCATGTGCATTTCTGTTTGACAGGGGTTCTGATGTGGGAGGTTTACTCTCTGGGAAAGATGCCCTACGAGAGGTTTAACAACAGTGAGACAACAGACCACGTCACCCAAGGACTGCGTCTCTATCGGCCTCAGCTGGCCTCGGAGAGaatctatgccatcatgtacaGCTGCTGGCATGAGGTAGGCCTTATTCCCACCAGTACACATCCTTCGTGTCTACCACAACCCATCTGCAAGTCTCCATAGTCACTCCATCCAGTGGACCAAATCTTGCTCTGcaaatgccatctggtcctgggggggaagaggattTTTATCCCAGGCCTGCTTTACACTTATAATTTATAAAGTATAGCTGActtggtatgatttttttttttaccagcatGGCTAAATCAGCAAAATCCTTCCGGTATAGATGCAATTATTACTGGTATATCTACATCAGCAAAACTCTCCTAGCATAGACAAGGCTCCAGTATTTATTTAATCATAGGTTTCTACTTCACTAGTATTTTCCtctgcgtttttttttttttgtttcagaaagcagAGGAGCGACCAACCTTCAGAGTCCTTTTGGGAAATATCCTCGACATAGCAGATGATGAACCTTGAACTGCTAC
Above is a window of Natator depressus isolate rNatDep1 chromosome 9, rNatDep2.hap1, whole genome shotgun sequence DNA encoding:
- the BTK gene encoding tyrosine-protein kinase BTK, whose translation is MLAIARVLRPKRQPSECGAEEEEEEEEGMASTILESIFLKRSQQKKKTSPLNFKKRLFLLTESKLSYYEYDFERGRRGSKKGSVDIEKITCVETVIPENNPPLERQVPRKGEDYNEMEQISIIERFPYPFQVVYDEGPLYVFSPTEELRKRWIHQLKNVIRYNNDLVQKYHPCFWIDGQYLCCSQTAKNAMGCQVLESRNGSLKPGSHRKTKKPLPPTPEEDQMMMKPLPPEPSPSTASELKKVVALYDYQPMNAQDLQLQKGEEYFILEESNLPWWRARDKNGKQGYIPNNYVTEAKNSLEIFEWYSKNITRSQAEQLLKQEGKEGGYIVRDSTSKTGKYTVSVFAKSSGDLQGVIRHYVVCSTPQKQYYLAEKHLFNTIPELIMYHQHNSAGLISRLKYPVSQQQRKNAPSTAGLGYGSWEIDPKDLTFLKELGTGQFGVVKHGKWRGQFDVAIKMIREGSMSEDEFIEEAKVMMNLSHEKLVQLYGVCTKQRPIFIITEYMAKGCLLSYLRETRGRFQPSELLEMCKDVCEAMEYLESKQFLHRDLAARNCLVNDQGIVKVSDFGLSRYVLDDEYTSSMGSKFPVRWSPPEVLLYSKFSSKSDVWAFGVLMWEVYSLGKMPYERFNNSETTDHVTQGLRLYRPQLASERIYAIMYSCWHEKAEERPTFRVLLGNILDIADDEP